The region CGCTCACCTATGATGGGTCTATGACGACATCGACGACCTGCGCCCGCTGTGAGAAGACGTTGACCGAGAGCGACAGGATCGAAGCGAGCGGCCGGCTGTACTGTCGCGCCTGCTACCAGACGCTCCGATACCAGCTCCAGCAAGCCGTCGGCACCCTCTCGAAGGACGTGAACTATCCCCTGGCCGTGATCGGCGCCGTCCTGGGCGGCGTGGTCGGCACCCTGATCTGGTGGGGCTTCACGGTCCTCACCAACATCGCCTTCGGCCTGGTGGCGGTCGCCATCGGGTTCCTGGTCGGGCACGGCGCCATGCGCTTCGCCGGCGGCAAGCGCACGACCGGTCTCCAGGTGCTGGCCATCCTCGTCGCGACGATCTCGTTCTTCGCGGCCACGTACCTCGTGAACATGACCTTCATCAACCAAGAGCTGGTCAAGCGCGGCGAGGCGTGGCGCATTCCCTTCCCGCCGTCCAACCTCCAGGTCTTCTACCGCGTGGTGGCGGCGGGCTTCGGGCTGATGGACGTGGTCTTCCTCGCCATCGTCGTGTGGCAAGCGTGGGCCATCCCACGTCCCCTCCGGTTGCCCGAGACGCCAGCGGCGTGACCGAGTCGAGCGAGCAGGAGCGCCGGGCGCGGGAGCTCGAGCACCTGCGCGCGGTGTACGACAGCCTCCAGTCGCCGCAGCGCCCGCCGGGACGTCACCGGGCGAAGCTCGCCTGGGCTGGCGCCATCGGCGCGGCCCTGGTCTTCCTCGCCGGGAAGTTCAAGCTCCTCGGTCTGCTGGCCGGCGTGCTGAAGCTCAAGACCCTGGCCACCATGCTGCTCTCCATCGGCGTCTACGCGATCGAGTGGGGCTTCC is a window of Candidatus Methylomirabilota bacterium DNA encoding:
- a CDS encoding site-2 protease family protein; the encoded protein is MTESSEQERRARELEHLRAVYDSLQSPQRPPGRHRAKLAWAGAIGAALVFLAGKFKLLGLLAGVLKLKTLATMLLSIGVYAIEWGFPFALGFVLLILVHELGHALAMKKEGIPAGAPVFIPFVGAFIAMRGQPRDAYVEARVAMAGP